The genomic segment CATTCAAACCTCACCGTCTCCACATTCCATATGAGGCCCACTGTTATGACAAACCGGCACTGTCTAGATAAGGCAAACCGCAAGACATGGAGCCGATAGCGTTGCAAGATCAGCCGTGAAACCGCAATTTAGTATCTGATACAAAAGGCATCTGTTCCATGAGAGGCAAAGATTCGGCTGCTTCAGCATACTTCTCTTGAGAAGTGACCGTCATAGATCTCACCACTACAGGCGTAACAACCGCTGAACCGCCGTTCTCCGTCAGAACCGCTTAACTAGACAGTGCCGTGCAACGCAATCTATCATGTGTTGACACATGCTTCTTAATAGATACAACCACTCTATCTTGCACGCGATAAGAGATCTATCAGTGATCCACAAGTTGAAGCCGCCTAATTCTGAACTCATCAGTCCACGGTTGACTGACCACTTCATGGGGGTGTGTTTGCTCTCGGACTGTCAGGGTCCGGCCCGTGTCGGTTTCGTAGTATTCGGATCGCTGTACCACTCGATCGATGGTTCTGAACTGGTTCATCGGTTCAAACCCTCTACCCCTCTCGAGGGTGGAACAACACCACGTGCTGTCACGGTCGTAGTCACTGGTCGAAGCGGTCGCTGTGGAGTCTGCGATGAGAGAGTCCAAGGAGCCGAGCCTCACGTCTCGCCTTCGCTCGGATCCACACGTCTGATTTGGCCGACCTGTCCGTGGGCGCCAGCCAGTACCAGCGAAGCGTGCTCGAGCATCGAGATATCGGTCACAATCGTATCTTCATCTTTCTGGAGGACGACCACACCGCTGTCGTGGAGCCAGACAGAGACACCAACCCCCTACTGATCGGTTACAAGAATTATAATCACACTTAGTTCCACCGACGTTCTGCTTGTTGTATCGTATTCAATACAGAAGTGGTATACAGAACAGTAGTCAAATATCGATCCACCACAGCTGTTGCCATCACACATAATCAAGTGGCTCCGTTACGCACTGGAAATCGATGAGTGACGCACTAGACGAGCGCGATATCGAGATTCTCTGTGCGATCGCGGAGCATGAGTCGTTCAGCACCGAAGACCTCCACGAGATTACGGAAATACCGAAGTCGACGGTCCACTATCGAATTCAAAATATGAAAGAGAGCGGTGTTATCAAAAATGATTTGTTCGAGATCGACCGCGAGAAGCTTGGACTCGAGATTACCATCATCTCGGAAGTCTGGGCGGAGTTCGGAGAAGGATATCACGAGGAGATCGGCCGCAAGCTCGCCGAGATCGAGGGCGTGAACGAGGTCTATTTTACGATGGGGGACACCGATTTCGTCGTCATTTCGCGGTTGACGTCGCGCGATATGGTCGAGGGGCTCGTCGAAGAGTACGAGGCGATCGACGAGATTCGACGAACGAGCTCGAAGTTCGCGATCACGACGATCAAGGAGGACGCCAGTATCGGGATGATTCGAGATTACGAAAAGGAGATGTTGCTGTCCGGACTGTGACATCCGCTCTGACGAAATGCCGGCACGGTATTCCTCGTGGAGCCGATGCTCGTCTCAGGAACCAGTGCTAGCCTCGATGGCATCACAGATAATGTCCGCCCCGGTCTCGGCCTGCTCACTGGTCAGAACGAGCGGGGGAATCAGCCGAAGGACGTTCTTGTACCGGCCGGCGCTCCAGACCAGGACGCCGTTCTCGTAGCACCGCCGCTGTATCTCCGTAACGAGTTCCTTGGCCGGGTCACCGTCGACGAACTCGAGTCCGATGAACAGTCCCTTGCCGCGCACGGCCGAGATTTCCGGCGTCGACGTCGCAACCTCGCGGAACCGATCCCGGAGATACGTCCCGAGTTCGGTCGCGTGCGAGAGCAGATCATGCGCCTCGATATACTCGATGGCTCGGAGCCCGCCGACCATCGCGGGAACGTTGCCCCGGAACGTTCCGACGTGGCCGCCAGGGCCCCACGTGTCGAACTGTTCGTGATAGAGCGTCGCGCCGATCGGCAGTCCCGTTCCACCGAGCGCCTTGGCCATCGTGATCGCGTCGGGTGTGACGTCAAAGTGGTCGGACGCGAACCACTCTCCCGTCCGACCGATACCGGTCTGGATCTCGTCGACGACCAACAGCGCGTCGTTGTCGTCGGCGATGTCTCGCAACCCCTGCAGGAACCCCGTCGGCGGAACGACGACGCCTCCTTCGCCCTGAATCGGCTCGACCCAGATGCCAGCAGGCGTCTCGTGCCCGCCGTAGGGGTTCTCGAACTTTCGTTTGACCGCCTCGAGCGCCTC from the Natronococcus sp. AD-5 genome contains:
- a CDS encoding Lrp/AsnC family transcriptional regulator, producing MSDALDERDIEILCAIAEHESFSTEDLHEITEIPKSTVHYRIQNMKESGVIKNDLFEIDREKLGLEITIISEVWAEFGEGYHEEIGRKLAEIEGVNEVYFTMGDTDFVVISRLTSRDMVEGLVEEYEAIDEIRRTSSKFAITTIKEDASIGMIRDYEKEMLLSGL
- a CDS encoding aspartate aminotransferase family protein, which codes for MVNGPPIEELHFADAPSVDAVPGPNSEQLLERQRKIDSSAVAYPKRVPIALEEARGATVRDVDGNMFLDFFAGIGVLNVGHSNPYVLEGVQEQLGTYTHTIDFPTEARLDLIDRLREIAPGGLRGSSNVVFGGPTGSDAIEGSIKLAKHNTGRHSLLAFEGSYHGTTAGALTLTAGKQYKEGYGPLLPDAVHVPYPSASDDGDVGCTEALEAVKRKFENPYGGHETPAGIWVEPIQGEGGVVVPPTGFLQGLRDIADDNDALLVVDEIQTGIGRTGEWFASDHFDVTPDAITMAKALGGTGLPIGATLYHEQFDTWGPGGHVGTFRGNVPAMVGGLRAIEYIEAHDLLSHATELGTYLRDRFREVATSTPEISAVRGKGLFIGLEFVDGDPAKELVTEIQRRCYENGVLVWSAGRYKNVLRLIPPLVLTSEQAETGADIICDAIEASTGS